In Paenibacillus hexagrammi, the following are encoded in one genomic region:
- a CDS encoding DUF4129 domain-containing protein, whose amino-acid sequence MTNSVQQVSEDKEQLSQILQDKEYTVYNQQEHGSIWDWLKPLWHKIRKYLPDIHLPKGSGDFITYAVMIVLLAIAGYGIYWFSKQIIRQKRVRSTAYLPAGELSRSYNEYWRQADASRLTRQWREGVRYTYLSLLFYLEAGKALRVEKWKTNWEYRDELEEKEPSLVPVFQESSLVFDRIWYGKEEVTEEQFTRFYQQIAQVIGREEGLGHERAE is encoded by the coding sequence ATGACTAACTCCGTTCAACAAGTGTCAGAGGACAAAGAACAACTGAGTCAAATTCTGCAAGACAAGGAGTATACCGTATATAACCAGCAGGAGCACGGATCGATCTGGGATTGGCTGAAGCCGCTATGGCACAAGATCCGAAAATATTTGCCCGACATTCATCTTCCGAAGGGCTCAGGGGACTTCATTACGTATGCGGTGATGATTGTCCTGCTGGCCATTGCAGGGTATGGGATATACTGGTTCTCCAAACAAATCATTAGGCAAAAGCGTGTCCGCAGCACCGCATATCTTCCGGCAGGCGAGCTAAGCAGGTCTTACAATGAGTACTGGAGGCAGGCTGATGCAAGCCGTTTAACCCGCCAATGGAGGGAGGGCGTCCGTTACACGTATCTCTCCCTCTTGTTTTATTTGGAGGCTGGAAAGGCGCTCCGTGTGGAAAAGTGGAAGACGAACTGGGAGTATAGGGACGAGCTGGAAGAGAAGGAGCCGTCCCTGGTTCCTGTATTTCAAGAAAGCTCTCTTGTCTTTGATCGAATCTGGTATGGCAAGGAAGAGGTGACGGAGGAGCAATTTACGCGGTTCTACCAGCAGATTGCTCAAGTCATCGGACGAGAGGAGGGCCTCGGACATGAGAGGGCTGAATAA
- a CDS encoding stage II sporulation protein M: MHFIMPGQMADQIDPSKTADPRGDLHSPLISTAIMTNNIRVAVMAFISGVTLGFGTAYLMISNGLIVGALAAVFMQSGKSYVFWAYILPHGIIELSAIFIAGGAGLYMGYRFFVPGPFPRRARFLESAKESAQLLIGTVPLFVIAGIIEGYITPSTLSLEVKYLIAGGTLVILALYYMYGARNVKQKNRNHSAIKHPST, encoded by the coding sequence ATTCACTTTATCATGCCCGGTCAAATGGCTGACCAAATTGATCCTTCCAAGACTGCTGATCCGCGGGGCGATCTGCATAGTCCGCTGATTTCGACAGCCATAATGACCAATAATATTCGCGTAGCGGTCATGGCTTTTATCAGCGGGGTCACCCTAGGCTTCGGCACTGCTTATCTGATGATCAGCAACGGACTCATTGTTGGAGCTCTAGCTGCGGTATTCATGCAATCCGGCAAAAGCTATGTATTCTGGGCCTACATTCTGCCTCACGGTATTATCGAGCTGAGCGCCATCTTCATCGCGGGAGGAGCTGGACTGTACATGGGCTACCGCTTCTTCGTACCGGGCCCGTTTCCCCGCAGAGCGAGGTTCCTGGAGTCGGCCAAAGAATCAGCTCAGCTGCTGATCGGAACGGTTCCTTTGTTCGTGATCGCAGGAATTATTGAAGGCTATATCACACCTTCGACACTCTCCCTGGAAGTTAAATACTTGATTGCAGGGGGAACCCTGGTCATCCTGGCCCTCTATTACATGTACGGTGCCCGGAATGTAAAACAAAAGAATCGAAACCACTCTGCTATAAAGCATCCTTCGACTTAA
- a CDS encoding ThuA domain-containing protein, with translation MKRIIAIVGDFYHPVEPIQRSLETALQKQLDERSVEIEYLSEDQLQAAMESKPDAVVFFKEDRLNPQDEVVHRWMNEETEAAIVQYVEQGGAWLGWHSGLASYSPDGAYVGMLRGYFEYHPEKHSLVSYTELLGGKPADQAAFAIMDEHYFVHCDRSRTDVFLLSASKDGESIAGWRHEAGEGRVVCFTPAHTEEGLLDAGLLQVLASCVDWCLSK, from the coding sequence ATGAAGCGGATTATTGCGATCGTCGGAGATTTTTATCATCCGGTAGAGCCTATCCAACGCTCGCTCGAGACCGCTCTGCAGAAGCAGCTTGACGAGCGTTCGGTCGAGATCGAATATCTCAGTGAAGATCAGCTGCAAGCAGCGATGGAGAGCAAGCCGGATGCTGTTGTTTTTTTCAAAGAAGATCGACTGAACCCCCAGGACGAGGTCGTACATAGATGGATGAACGAAGAGACGGAAGCGGCTATCGTACAATATGTCGAGCAGGGAGGAGCCTGGCTGGGTTGGCATTCGGGGCTGGCTTCCTACTCACCTGACGGTGCTTATGTAGGTATGCTGCGGGGGTATTTCGAATATCATCCTGAGAAGCATAGCCTCGTATCCTATACGGAATTATTGGGAGGCAAACCGGCGGACCAAGCTGCATTTGCCATTATGGATGAGCATTATTTCGTGCACTGTGACCGCAGCCGGACAGACGTATTCTTATTGTCGGCTTCCAAGGATGGGGAATCGATAGCTGGTTGGCGGCATGAAGCCGGAGAGGGCCGTGTCGTGTGCTTCACACCTGCTCATACGGAGGAAGGGCTGTTGGACGCAGGACTATTACAGGTATTGGCTTCATGCGTGGATTGGTGTTTAAGCAAGTAA
- a CDS encoding sensor domain-containing diguanylate cyclase, producing MKLLSSYFSNQTIKQRFRFWVGLIIIGLGLAIIVSFYINGKADRLLETREQLKQVVSIQSLYIERWSQERMDTIKRFALSDNAVQHRIDLLTSDFEAYGRIQSDFDLLFFVDVDGYYRSSKDPNTGMFLGDRSYFQAARDKKKFISSILTSKQSGNFIITFTAPVLDSYGQFAGAVVGTVSTDLLDKLMNQLSFGKTGEVYVLDSEGKIVTMSGPNKSDANQLMDTEILRRARADAQSDQAYIGFHGKRVYGQYQWSSGRAWTVVGEITEEEVFENLNQLLITEILIMLIVLVLSFAATVTLASRIEKPIHFLVKGTKIIQNGNYSYQINQEAIRTAPVELRQLCQTYNTMASKLKDTITLLEHSAMVDQLTEVFNRRYIMLEGSDRLRACVNAGNCCSVILLDIDHFKKINDTRGHLIGDRVLRHVAMLLRQYADEHTIVARYGGEEFILLALNKNAEQSLQLAEKIRLRLINHPYEEDGIQVSITASLGVAEYSEAGMIEGSTLLEHIVSRADEALYRAKTGGRNRVALAE from the coding sequence ATGAAGCTGCTATCTTCATATTTCTCCAACCAGACCATTAAACAACGATTCCGCTTCTGGGTTGGTCTTATCATCATAGGATTAGGCCTTGCGATTATTGTATCGTTCTACATAAATGGAAAAGCCGACAGACTGCTAGAGACCAGAGAACAGTTGAAGCAGGTCGTGTCTATTCAAAGCCTGTATATCGAACGGTGGAGTCAGGAACGGATGGATACAATTAAGCGATTTGCCTTATCTGACAATGCTGTCCAACATCGTATCGATCTGCTTACATCCGATTTTGAAGCGTATGGCCGAATCCAATCGGACTTTGATCTTCTTTTCTTTGTAGATGTTGATGGATATTACAGGTCTTCGAAAGATCCTAATACAGGTATGTTTCTGGGGGACAGATCTTATTTTCAGGCTGCACGTGACAAAAAAAAGTTTATCTCCAGCATTTTGACCTCCAAACAGTCAGGTAATTTCATCATCACGTTCACGGCTCCAGTACTCGACTCATACGGTCAGTTCGCGGGGGCGGTAGTGGGCACGGTCAGCACGGACCTGTTGGACAAGCTGATGAATCAGCTCAGCTTTGGAAAAACGGGAGAGGTATACGTTCTTGACAGTGAAGGGAAAATCGTCACGATGTCAGGGCCGAACAAATCCGACGCCAATCAACTGATGGATACAGAAATACTCCGCAGAGCTAGAGCCGATGCTCAATCAGATCAAGCTTATATAGGCTTTCACGGAAAGCGCGTATACGGGCAATACCAGTGGTCTTCCGGTCGTGCCTGGACAGTGGTAGGAGAAATTACGGAGGAAGAAGTATTCGAGAACTTGAATCAGCTTCTTATTACGGAAATATTAATTATGCTAATTGTCTTGGTCTTGAGCTTTGCCGCGACGGTTACGTTGGCATCAAGGATCGAAAAGCCTATTCACTTTCTCGTGAAAGGAACCAAAATCATCCAAAACGGCAACTATAGTTATCAAATCAATCAGGAAGCGATCAGGACCGCACCTGTTGAGCTTCGCCAGCTTTGCCAGACTTATAATACGATGGCAAGCAAATTGAAGGACACCATTACGCTGCTCGAGCATTCAGCAATGGTAGACCAGTTGACGGAGGTCTTCAACCGCAGGTATATCATGCTAGAAGGCAGTGATCGGTTGAGAGCGTGTGTGAACGCGGGGAACTGCTGCTCGGTGATTTTGCTGGATATCGACCATTTCAAGAAAATTAATGATACGCGGGGGCATTTGATAGGAGATCGTGTCCTTCGCCATGTGGCCATGCTACTTCGCCAGTATGCCGATGAGCATACGATTGTGGCCAGATATGGAGGAGAAGAATTTATCTTGCTTGCGTTGAACAAAAACGCAGAGCAAAGCCTGCAGCTTGCAGAAAAGATTAGGCTGCGTCTAATCAATCATCCTTATGAAGAGGATGGAATTCAGGTCTCGATCACAGCCAGTCTGGGCGTTGCCGAATATTCGGAAGCCGGCATGATAGAAGGTAGCACACTGCTGGAGCATATCGTATCACGTGCGGATGAGGCTCTATACAGAGCGAAGACCGGCGGAAGAAATCGGGTCGCTTTAGCTGAATAG
- a CDS encoding DUF58 domain-containing protein, protein MIVLAAIGAILTLIGAVFGQGLPVFLSCNALLLVLSVVDVLLLPKRQVWSVTRHIPDQADVRQGFEVSIELSTSEPQSGYVELRDDVPAPFSAVLNRLSGRMEGSKASFFYTTMALERGRYEFKSIYLRYWGGLQLWKKQVKLELSDWVDIYPDLSQVRGVLGAVQNTLILDGHRIARKQTSGSEFHYIRDYVQGDDVRHLNWKASARAAKLMTNLFQPEKGKIVTILLDCGRQMGIELDGQIKLDRTLEAALTLAAVALKQGDQVALLAFSSRMKVYVPPGRGCRICMSLRGPSMT, encoded by the coding sequence ATGATCGTGCTTGCTGCAATTGGAGCAATACTTACGTTGATTGGAGCGGTGTTTGGGCAAGGGCTTCCTGTATTCCTGAGCTGCAATGCGCTATTGCTCGTCTTAAGTGTTGTGGATGTCCTGCTGCTTCCGAAGAGGCAGGTTTGGAGTGTGACTAGGCATATACCCGATCAAGCGGATGTGAGGCAGGGCTTTGAAGTAAGCATTGAGTTGAGCACTAGTGAGCCTCAGTCTGGATATGTTGAGCTTAGGGACGATGTACCGGCGCCCTTCAGTGCAGTGCTTAACCGGCTTAGCGGACGGATGGAAGGGAGTAAAGCTTCATTTTTTTATACAACGATGGCTTTGGAACGAGGCCGATACGAATTTAAAAGCATATATCTCCGCTACTGGGGGGGACTTCAGCTATGGAAGAAGCAAGTGAAGCTGGAGCTATCCGATTGGGTTGACATTTACCCGGATTTATCTCAGGTCAGAGGGGTCCTAGGAGCTGTACAGAATACCTTGATTCTGGACGGCCACCGCATTGCGAGGAAGCAGACTAGCGGATCAGAGTTCCACTATATTCGGGATTATGTGCAAGGGGACGATGTGCGGCATTTGAACTGGAAAGCATCTGCTCGCGCAGCCAAGCTTATGACGAATTTATTTCAGCCGGAAAAAGGAAAAATCGTCACGATTTTGCTTGATTGCGGCAGACAGATGGGGATTGAACTGGACGGTCAGATCAAATTGGATCGAACGCTGGAAGCAGCTTTGACCCTGGCTGCAGTTGCCCTGAAGCAAGGGGATCAAGTGGCTTTACTGGCTTTCTCCAGTCGAATGAAGGTTTATGTTCCGCCTGGCAGGGGCTGCCGCATCTGCATGAGCTTACGCGGGCCGTCTATGACCTGA
- a CDS encoding DUF4350 domain-containing protein, with protein sequence MRGLNKLHMGFALSTLLFLVLGYVVVRPSLPDQPPYLSFSADRDGTKAWRELLSKHQKVKEWRLDWNYLPEGSGMMLVAVEPEGITKAEKDRVLQWVEQGNDFILLQKHPEAWHEFEVERVEGDAGLGADVDADGTAETDKDTDASSSDSANDSANDNANDSSNDNANDNANDNANDNANDSANTKMRAKSSESEDTNANANATADSVSSANTDDRVKSNVSKDASSSADIHADDDEGEAGVAALFDREEASVPAVHSIKLGMDADGENLTGEVATSYRIKPGSGGTVLFSDGSGTLASRMQIGAGSMTVMLTPEWLFNGKVLEHSHFELLWPQFTKSWSAVWVDETHHGYGTKPGLLAIYPAWLVLASAQLGIALLLWLWLRGKRFGPVHTPRAWTVRRGDETLRAVAAWYERLGYRDEALRHQQLHLRQLLHRRWGLSPSASTEQALAAARARWPEEQAARLARLLGSEPPADGGGIAAAPPAKRGARTSVREFVTRTRDMGEIIAYLEKE encoded by the coding sequence ATGAGAGGGCTGAATAAGCTGCATATGGGGTTCGCCCTCAGCACTCTATTATTTCTTGTTCTGGGTTATGTCGTTGTCAGGCCATCCCTGCCCGATCAACCTCCTTACTTGTCATTCTCTGCCGACCGGGACGGAACAAAAGCTTGGCGTGAGCTGCTAAGTAAGCATCAGAAGGTGAAGGAATGGCGTCTGGACTGGAACTATCTGCCTGAGGGCAGCGGTATGATGCTGGTTGCCGTAGAGCCTGAGGGCATCACGAAAGCAGAAAAAGATCGTGTGCTGCAATGGGTGGAGCAGGGAAACGACTTCATTCTTTTGCAGAAGCATCCCGAAGCTTGGCATGAGTTTGAGGTTGAGCGTGTAGAAGGCGATGCGGGTTTGGGAGCAGATGTGGATGCGGATGGAACTGCAGAAACAGATAAAGATACTGATGCGAGCTCAAGTGATAGTGCGAATGATAGTGCGAACGACAATGCGAACGATAGTTCGAATGATAATGCGAATGATAATGCGAATGATAATGCGAATGACAATGCGAATGATAGTGCGAATACGAAAATGCGTGCGAAGTCGAGTGAAAGTGAAGATACAAATGCAAATGCAAATGCAACTGCAGATTCCGTTTCAAGTGCAAATACGGATGATAGAGTCAAATCGAATGTAAGTAAAGATGCAAGTTCAAGTGCAGATATCCATGCAGATGATGATGAGGGAGAAGCGGGAGTGGCCGCTTTGTTCGACAGAGAGGAAGCGTCGGTTCCCGCCGTGCACTCCATCAAATTAGGAATGGACGCAGATGGAGAGAATTTGACCGGTGAGGTGGCTACCTCATACCGGATCAAACCGGGCAGCGGCGGCACGGTGCTGTTCTCTGACGGGAGCGGCACGCTCGCCAGCCGCATGCAGATCGGCGCAGGCAGCATGACGGTCATGCTGACGCCGGAGTGGCTGTTCAATGGGAAGGTGCTGGAGCACTCCCATTTTGAGTTGTTGTGGCCGCAGTTCACGAAGTCCTGGAGCGCCGTGTGGGTCGACGAGACCCATCACGGCTACGGGACGAAGCCTGGGCTGCTGGCCATCTACCCCGCGTGGCTGGTGCTCGCCAGCGCGCAGCTTGGCATCGCGCTGCTGCTGTGGCTCTGGCTGCGCGGCAAGCGCTTTGGCCCCGTCCACACGCCGCGGGCGTGGACGGTGCGGCGCGGCGACGAGACCCTGCGGGCCGTCGCCGCCTGGTACGAGCGCCTCGGCTATCGCGACGAGGCGCTGAGGCACCAGCAGCTGCATCTGCGGCAGCTGCTGCACCGGCGCTGGGGGCTAAGCCCCAGCGCAAGTACTGAGCAGGCGCTTGCGGCAGCACGCGCCCGCTGGCCTGAGGAGCAGGCGGCGCGGCTGGCGCGCCTGCTCGGCAGTGAGCCGCCGGCTGACGGCGGCGGCATCGCGGCAGCGCCCCCGGCGAAGCGGGGCGCGAGAACGAGCGTCCGCGAGTTCGTTACGCGGACGCGCGACATGGGCGAGATCATCGCCTACTTGGAGAAGGAGTGA
- a CDS encoding TSUP family transporter, translating to MDFPTLHMLIFLLVAGFLAAFIDSVVGGGGLISLPALLFAGLPPVFGLGTNKLGGTMSSLTSTGSFLMSKKISARLALSLFPLSFGGAVLGTYTVKQIPSDFLKPLVVGMLIVVTIYTLLKKNWGVTSTFTGLTPKTTALLIAGAFCIGFYDGFFGPGAGSFLIFLFLMVGFDFVGASANAKVLNLASNVASLGTFFLMKSVNIYYGLPMGAAMIAGALVGSQVAIRKGSTFVKPLFILVTLLLVGKQVWSLLTHA from the coding sequence ATGGATTTTCCAACCTTGCACATGCTGATCTTTTTACTCGTCGCCGGATTTCTGGCTGCCTTTATCGATTCTGTGGTAGGAGGCGGAGGACTCATCTCGCTTCCCGCTCTGCTATTCGCCGGATTACCGCCCGTATTTGGGCTAGGGACTAATAAGCTGGGAGGCACCATGTCCTCGTTAACCAGTACGGGGTCTTTTCTCATGTCCAAAAAGATCAGCGCGCGTCTTGCCCTGTCCCTATTTCCTCTTTCGTTTGGAGGCGCTGTGCTTGGAACCTATACCGTCAAGCAGATTCCTTCCGACTTTTTAAAGCCTCTTGTCGTGGGTATGCTGATCGTAGTTACCATTTATACGCTTCTGAAAAAAAACTGGGGAGTTACCTCTACGTTTACGGGATTAACCCCTAAGACGACAGCCCTACTCATTGCGGGGGCTTTCTGCATTGGTTTTTATGACGGATTCTTTGGACCGGGGGCAGGTTCTTTCCTGATCTTCCTATTTCTTATGGTCGGCTTCGATTTTGTCGGCGCATCCGCTAATGCCAAAGTTCTTAATTTAGCCAGCAATGTGGCAAGTCTTGGAACCTTTTTCCTGATGAAATCCGTCAATATCTACTACGGGCTCCCGATGGGAGCCGCGATGATCGCCGGTGCGCTGGTCGGATCACAAGTCGCCATTCGTAAAGGCAGCACCTTTGTCAAACCGCTATTCATCCTTGTAACTTTACTACTTGTAGGCAAACAGGTCTGGTCGCTGCTGACGCATGCGTAA
- a CDS encoding LacI family DNA-binding transcriptional regulator, translated as MKKTETNSEEIARLAGVSRSTVSRVINNYSNVPEKTRAKVMKVIEQYNYVPNLSAQVLAGKKTKTIGLFFIDAGHVSGDMLSNLMIASIIEYASSFGYYVLTHIIRDSKDPKQVSRIKETYLQRRVDGGIFIGAANYEPFIEELVTEGYMVAIVDQNLPGRNEPNRIVVNFDNEHSINAAVDYLVSLNHSKIGIVNGDMKRYGGPSKYEAFVNAMSRNKLEIVRDWVLAGDFNETSGYQAVKSLLGSCGRDQLPTALIAANDSVAFGVIRALQEEGISVPDDISVIGFDDHAFSARFQPSLTTFRMDFECMMLKLTELLINNIEQGAKDFNKVMIQSQLIVRESCKKL; from the coding sequence TTGAAGAAGACGGAAACCAATAGCGAAGAAATTGCCAGACTGGCTGGGGTGTCACGGAGCACGGTTAGCCGGGTCATCAATAATTACTCGAACGTACCGGAGAAGACGCGTGCGAAGGTCATGAAAGTCATTGAACAGTATAATTATGTTCCGAACCTGTCTGCACAGGTGCTAGCGGGGAAGAAGACGAAAACAATCGGTCTATTCTTTATCGATGCTGGACACGTATCTGGTGACATGCTAAGCAATCTAATGATTGCGAGCATCATTGAATATGCGTCATCCTTCGGCTATTACGTGTTAACTCATATCATTCGCGATTCGAAGGATCCCAAGCAAGTGAGCCGCATTAAAGAAACCTACTTGCAAAGACGTGTCGACGGCGGCATCTTTATCGGTGCTGCGAATTATGAGCCTTTCATTGAAGAACTCGTTACGGAAGGATACATGGTTGCTATTGTAGACCAAAATTTACCTGGGCGCAATGAGCCGAACCGGATTGTTGTTAATTTTGATAATGAGCATAGCATTAATGCGGCTGTAGATTATTTGGTCAGTTTAAACCATAGCAAGATTGGAATTGTTAATGGGGATATGAAGCGATACGGGGGGCCGTCCAAGTACGAGGCTTTCGTGAACGCAATGAGCCGGAACAAACTCGAGATTGTGAGAGACTGGGTGCTGGCGGGAGATTTCAATGAAACCAGCGGCTATCAGGCGGTGAAGAGTCTTTTGGGGTCCTGTGGACGTGATCAGTTACCTACAGCCCTTATTGCAGCGAACGACAGCGTAGCATTCGGAGTGATTCGTGCTTTGCAGGAAGAGGGGATCTCCGTTCCGGACGATATCTCGGTGATCGGATTCGACGACCACGCTTTCAGCGCTCGTTTTCAGCCGAGTCTTACGACTTTCCGCATGGACTTTGAATGTATGATGCTCAAGCTGACGGAGCTTCTTATTAACAACATTGAGCAGGGCGCTAAAGATTTTAATAAAGTCATGATTCAATCTCAATTGATAGTCAGAGAATCTTGTAAGAAACTCTGA
- a CDS encoding SDR family oxidoreductase yields MNIFITGANRGLGFALAKLAVERGYTVYAGARDPLAAGQLQELQKENSARIKPVALDVTSEESVAAAAQVLKEEGVSLHAIINNAAVLLGRSVPIEQLALSDVTDSFAVNLFGPMLVAKHFLPLLVKDSKSSFINISSEAGSTAGAYGGDYPYALTKAALNYFSLQIKRSLQAEGVQVYAVHPGWIQTDMGGAAAPGDPYAAAKGILDLMDRKVVPAHDQVFVDHTGEAMPL; encoded by the coding sequence ATGAATATCTTCATAACAGGTGCTAACCGCGGTCTAGGCTTTGCGTTAGCCAAGCTGGCTGTGGAGCGGGGATATACGGTTTATGCGGGAGCACGGGATCCGCTTGCTGCCGGGCAGCTGCAGGAGCTTCAAAAGGAGAATTCTGCGCGGATAAAGCCGGTAGCTCTGGATGTCACTAGTGAGGAATCCGTTGCAGCCGCGGCTCAAGTGCTTAAGGAAGAGGGAGTCAGTCTGCATGCTATTATCAACAATGCGGCTGTTTTGCTCGGAAGATCAGTGCCGATTGAGCAGCTTGCATTATCAGATGTAACCGATTCATTTGCCGTGAATCTGTTCGGGCCGATGCTTGTGGCCAAGCATTTTTTGCCGCTGCTAGTTAAAGACAGCAAATCGTCCTTCATCAATATTAGCTCAGAAGCGGGCAGTACAGCCGGTGCTTATGGCGGCGATTATCCGTATGCGTTGACCAAGGCTGCATTGAATTATTTCTCGCTGCAGATCAAACGTAGTCTCCAAGCTGAAGGTGTACAGGTGTATGCGGTGCATCCGGGCTGGATTCAAACAGATATGGGCGGAGCAGCTGCTCCGGGAGATCCTTATGCTGCGGCTAAGGGAATACTGGACCTGATGGACAGGAAGGTCGTTCCTGCCCATGATCAGGTGTTTGTGGATCATACAGGGGAAGCGATGCCTCTTTAA